The sequence TTAAGAACAGAATGGCGATCTATAACCATGAAAAGTAAAGATTACTCACTCAAAGTCGGTTCAAGTTCAGTTTGTGTCGAAGGTTTACTTGAGTCATCGTTAGCTTCAATTTGAGGTTGTTGAGGCTCATCGGTATCTAAGGCATCAGAGGTGTCTTCTGGTTCTTGATCATAATACTTTACAAGGAATGGGGTGAGCATGACGGATGACGGTAAGAAGTGCTTCATGGTACCTCCCGGTACTTAAGGGTATTTCTTGTATGGTATTGGTTTAATATGTGGCAAAATTTGCGATACATCATGACTTGTTGTTTGTTTTCTATAAATTATTAGAACTATATTCAGGCTCACAAAATTGATAGTAGAATGCACATCTGGCCTTTGAGGCAACGAGAAAATAAATACAAGCACAGCTCAACCGCGCGAATAATAGGACATAAAATGAAGTACGATTGGATATTCTTTGATGCAGATGAAACCTTGTTCCACTTTGATGCTTTTCAAGGAATGAAGCTGATGTTCTCCCGTTTTGGCGTGGACTTTAGCGAACAGGATTATTCAGTTTATCAAGAGGTTAATTTGCCGTTATGGGTTGATTACCAAGATGGCCGCATTACGGCGGCACAACTGAAGCACGCGCGTTTTGAAACCTGGGCAGCAAAGTTAGAGACAACAACAGCAGCATTAAACAGCGCATTTTTGACCGCAATGGCAGACATTTGTTCTCTGCTTCCTGGTGCAAAAGAGTTGATGGAGTCATTAAAAGGCAAAGTGAACATGGGCATCATTACGAATGGTTTCACCGAGCTGCAATCTATCCGTTTAGAACGAACAGGAATGACGGACTACTTTGAGTATGTGATCATTTCTGAGGAAGTCGGTGTTGCTAAACCAGACGCTGAAATTTTTGAACATGCACATAAGCTGATTGGATTGCCATCGAAGCAGCGCGTATTGATGGTCGGGGACAACCCACATTCTGATATTTTAGGTGGCTTGGATTTTGGTATTGAGACCTGTTGGTTGAACAGCCAAGAGAAAGCAACGCCAGCGGGTATTAACCCACACTATCAGGTTAAGTCTCTGGCTGACCTGCAAGCACTTCTATTGGCATAATAGCTAATTGCTTTTAGATTTTTGAGTGAATGATTGATAGCCGAGTACAGTTATGTGCTCGGCTACTTATTTTTACTTACTGCAACTTATCGATAGTGGTGCTTAAGCCTATCTTTGCTTTAAGCTCACTTTGATTACCCAATTACAATAAAAAGAAGGAAGAGGCGTGCTGAAATCTCATCGCCATAGCTGCTACGGTATTGCTGCCATTTTACTTTGGAGCTGCTTAATTGCATTGTCTCGTAGTGTTTCAGAACAACTGGGCCCAATTGGTGGCGCAGCCAGTCTTTATACGGTGAGCTCACTGCTGTTGGTCTGTGTTATGGGGTTACCTAAGCTGTCGCGCTTCTCTAAATCGTATTTGATGATCGGTGGTACCTTATTCGTTTGCTACGAGATCTTCCTGGCTCTGGCTTTAGGAATGGCAAACAGCCGACATCAAGCCTTAGAAATGGCCGTTATCAACTATCTATGGCCAGCACTAACGGTGTTATTTGCGGTACTGCTTAGCGATAAAAAGATCAACTGGTTAGTTTATCCAAGCATCTTTTTGGCGTTCTTTGGTGTAGCTTGGAGTATCAGCGGCGATCAGGGGCTTTCTATCGATCAAATCGCGGCCAATATTGCGACGAATCCAAAAACCTATTCGATGGCATTCTTCGGCGCGATTATTTGGGCTGTGTATTGCAATTACACCCAACGCGTTGCTAAAGGGCAGAATGCGATTGTGCTTTTCTTTATCGCTACCGCGGTCACTCTGTGGATCAAATACGCATTGAGTGATGAAACCGGCATGGTGATGACTTCATGTGCAGCGATTGATTTAGTGCTTGCTGGGGCTTGTATGGGGGCTGGTTACGCGCTTTGGAACACGGCGATACTCGGTGGCAATATGGTCTTCCTCGCCACTATGTCGTATTTCACGCCCATCTTCGCGACCTTATTGTCTTCTATGATTCTAGGTTTGTCATTGAGCATGAGTTTTTGGCAGGGTGTTTGTATGGTGACGATTGGTTCACTGGCTTGCTGGTGGGTAACCAGAGAAAAGCCGACGGCTAAGGCGTCGGCTTCTGAAGAGGTTCAATCAGAGTCTTAAGTTAGCGAGAGACTGACTGTTTAACTCTTGGACTTTTAACTCGCGATATTGAGATTCAATTGAAGCTCATATGGCATCTTAGATAGGCGTCGCTTAAGTTGGCGGCGCGTACGTTCAATATCATCGACCGCAATCGCTTGTTGGTCGTTGGTATGAATATCAACGTTGATTCTTAGTTCCGGGCCAATCTTAGTCACGCCCATTAACTCCAAATCTTGATCCGCATCTTTGTCCACAGCGACAACATTCTTATCTACCGCATCACAAATATCTTTGGTTGCCGACATCATCAGCAGTTCACGCATTGCTTCTCGTAACATGTCGAACGGAACTTTGATGAAGTAGAAAGACATTAACAACATCATCATTGGGTCGGCATATACCGCGTACTCTGCAAACGGAGAGTAAGCTACCAACCAAGCAACAACGAAACCTGCCGTTACTGCCACACTCAAAAGTGTATCCATCTGCCACTGTTTAGACTCAGCTTGAATCAAACCTGAAGAAATACGTTTGCTCTTGTTGGCGATGTACCACCAAGCGTAACCACAACCTAATACGTTGAAAATACCAAACAGAGTTGCGATAGAAGCATCGACTTCACGACCGCCTGTCATCAGAGCACCAATCGCGGAGTAAAGCGAATAACCGACCACAAGCAGAATCACAATTGCTTTAATCGCGATTACGATTGGCTCAATGATAGCTCGACCGAATGGGAACTCCCTGTCTGATGGGCGATTAATGTATTTCGAAGCAGCTAGTGACAATAAAGTTAACAGTAAACTGATAAGAGAATAGACACCGTCAAATACTATGACTAGAGAGCCAACGAGAAGACCCAACACCAATCCGCCAATTGCAAAGCCTGATGCTAAAAGGGCTGAGAACAATAGTACTCGGTTTTCGTTTTGGCTTTTCCTGTCACACATAATATTTTCCAGATGTTTTTGATAACTTCATTGTTCTAATATTGAGCTAGCTTTACAAACTTTATCTGATGACGTTTATATGTCGGCAACCCGTTTTATATTAAAGTTATTACTATTCAATTGCTTAACGATAGATTTTGGTGTCAGTAAAGTTGACGATGACTGTTTTTTAGGAAATGTGAAACTGGCGTTAAATGGTTTATGATTAGTAAAACACATAGGTTTTGAAGGTCTCATAGGCTCGCTGTGTAAAGGGTCAGGGTGTTAAGGTTACAGAAATCGCACTGAAACCTTATACCTTAAACTTGGGTTTGAACCTTGAGCGTAAAGCTGAGTGGAACTTGAAAAGGAGTGGATGAAGATGAAATTTGATGATCTCAACGATAGCGAGTTGTGGGCGATTGCTAACCCGATAATGGACAACTTGATGGACGGCTCCACCAAGGTTGACCATGCTCAACACTGCCGAGACTTTACGCAGCGCATGAAGGATATTGTGACGTCTGAGTATCTGGAAAAGGTGTGTCATCATTATCAGCACAGCAACGGATTTTTTGCTGAACGTGAGCCAGTTGCGCTATTCAGACGCTCCGATTCCATCGCCTTTGTTTGGAAGCAGGCGTATACCATTGCGAAAGGTGA comes from Vibrio bathopelagicus and encodes:
- the yjjG gene encoding pyrimidine 5'-nucleotidase, producing the protein MKYDWIFFDADETLFHFDAFQGMKLMFSRFGVDFSEQDYSVYQEVNLPLWVDYQDGRITAAQLKHARFETWAAKLETTTAALNSAFLTAMADICSLLPGAKELMESLKGKVNMGIITNGFTELQSIRLERTGMTDYFEYVIISEEVGVAKPDAEIFEHAHKLIGLPSKQRVLMVGDNPHSDILGGLDFGIETCWLNSQEKATPAGINPHYQVKSLADLQALLLA
- the yddG gene encoding aromatic amino acid DMT transporter YddG — encoded protein: MLKSHRHSCYGIAAILLWSCLIALSRSVSEQLGPIGGAASLYTVSSLLLVCVMGLPKLSRFSKSYLMIGGTLFVCYEIFLALALGMANSRHQALEMAVINYLWPALTVLFAVLLSDKKINWLVYPSIFLAFFGVAWSISGDQGLSIDQIAANIATNPKTYSMAFFGAIIWAVYCNYTQRVAKGQNAIVLFFIATAVTLWIKYALSDETGMVMTSCAAIDLVLAGACMGAGYALWNTAILGGNMVFLATMSYFTPIFATLLSSMILGLSLSMSFWQGVCMVTIGSLACWWVTREKPTAKASASEEVQSES
- a CDS encoding cation diffusion facilitator family transporter; this translates as MCDRKSQNENRVLLFSALLASGFAIGGLVLGLLVGSLVIVFDGVYSLISLLLTLLSLAASKYINRPSDREFPFGRAIIEPIVIAIKAIVILLVVGYSLYSAIGALMTGGREVDASIATLFGIFNVLGCGYAWWYIANKSKRISSGLIQAESKQWQMDTLLSVAVTAGFVVAWLVAYSPFAEYAVYADPMMMLLMSFYFIKVPFDMLREAMRELLMMSATKDICDAVDKNVVAVDKDADQDLELMGVTKIGPELRINVDIHTNDQQAIAVDDIERTRRQLKRRLSKMPYELQLNLNIAS